One window of the Amycolatopsis mediterranei genome contains the following:
- a CDS encoding HEAT repeat domain-containing protein, with protein sequence MNPAHTDAQNHDRLLAALGGGNSSTRLQAALAAGTRADPALTDALVARCAIEPDFFVRDMLTWALTRLPAETTVPVLLAQLGSGRAQARSQALHTLSKIGDRTTWPAITRSLLHDADDEVARSAWRAAVVLVPAGERPALAAELAGQLGRGDRTVQLSLSRALVALGAECEPALQAGLASADPAVRAHARATERLLHDPDAGFDLAVDEADRIVALGPERTGGAGC encoded by the coding sequence ATGAACCCGGCCCACACGGACGCCCAGAACCACGACCGCTTGCTCGCCGCGCTCGGCGGCGGGAACTCGTCCACACGTCTGCAGGCCGCGCTCGCGGCAGGCACGCGTGCCGACCCGGCTCTCACCGACGCCCTCGTCGCCCGGTGCGCGATCGAGCCGGACTTCTTCGTGCGCGACATGCTCACGTGGGCGTTGACCCGGCTCCCGGCGGAGACCACGGTGCCCGTGCTGCTCGCCCAGCTCGGCTCCGGGCGAGCCCAGGCCCGGAGCCAGGCACTGCACACGCTGTCCAAGATCGGCGACCGGACGACGTGGCCCGCCATCACCAGGTCGTTGCTGCACGACGCCGACGACGAGGTCGCGCGCAGCGCGTGGCGTGCCGCCGTCGTGCTGGTGCCCGCCGGAGAGCGGCCGGCGCTGGCCGCCGAACTGGCCGGGCAGCTCGGCCGCGGCGACCGGACCGTGCAGCTGAGCCTCAGCCGCGCGCTCGTCGCCCTCGGTGCGGAGTGCGAACCGGCCCTGCAGGCAGGACTGGCCAGTGCCGACCCGGCGGTGCGGGCACACGCCCGCGCCACCGAACGGCTGCTGCACGACCCCGACGCCGGTTTCGACCTGGCCGTCGACGAGGCGGACCGGATCGTCGCGCTCGGCCCGGAGCGGACCGGGGGCGCCGGGTGCTGA
- a CDS encoding leishmanolysin-related zinc metalloendopeptidase, with the protein MPDSQTYHARADAERARLLTGTTSPFTITVRFAGGLTRVQQDAFAAAADRWATVIVGDLPDVVLDGEPIDDVLIVAKGADIDGVGHILGQAHITHVRPAGPERWALLPVRGEMTFDKADLVKMEATGILGDVITHEMGHVLGVGSLWGPKGLLVGKGTSDPAFTGPAAMAEYHKLRGSGDLVRVPVEDTGGPGTRDVHWRERTFGNELMTGFVGHAPNPLSRITAASLGDLGYQVDVDAADSYELPAAEVALTAAGVAVHALAVTPAPVELPRQAVRG; encoded by the coding sequence ATGCCGGATTCGCAGACCTACCACGCCCGCGCCGACGCCGAACGCGCCCGGCTGCTGACGGGCACCACGTCGCCGTTCACCATCACCGTCCGGTTCGCCGGTGGACTGACCCGGGTACAGCAGGACGCCTTTGCCGCGGCCGCCGACCGGTGGGCGACGGTGATCGTCGGCGACCTGCCGGACGTCGTCCTCGACGGGGAACCGATCGACGACGTGCTGATCGTCGCGAAGGGCGCCGACATCGACGGGGTCGGCCACATCCTCGGCCAGGCGCACATCACCCACGTGCGGCCGGCCGGCCCCGAGCGGTGGGCCCTGCTGCCGGTGCGGGGCGAGATGACGTTCGACAAGGCCGACCTGGTCAAGATGGAAGCGACCGGCATCCTCGGCGACGTCATCACCCACGAGATGGGCCACGTCCTCGGCGTCGGCTCGCTCTGGGGCCCCAAGGGACTGCTGGTCGGCAAGGGCACCAGCGATCCGGCGTTCACCGGGCCGGCGGCGATGGCCGAGTATCACAAGCTGCGCGGCTCCGGCGACCTGGTGCGGGTGCCGGTGGAGGACACCGGCGGGCCGGGGACCCGGGACGTGCACTGGCGGGAGCGCACCTTCGGCAACGAGCTGATGACCGGTTTCGTCGGCCACGCCCCGAATCCGCTCAGCCGGATCACCGCCGCCTCCCTCGGCGACCTCGGCTACCAGGTCGACGTCGACGCGGCGGACTCCTACGAGCTGCCCGCCGCCGAGGTGGCGCTGACGGCCGCGGGCGTGGCGGTGCACGCCCTGGCGGTCACGCCGGCTCCGGTGGAGCTTCCCCGGCAGGCCGTGCGCGGCTGA